The following coding sequences lie in one Kitasatospora herbaricolor genomic window:
- a CDS encoding AfsA-related hotdog domain-containing protein — MSAQPRTVLLVGDRFAGFAVHEGVFTISQFTRQLPLLAAAPGRTQVLAGQGITAARWQELREEADRHGLGERLELRRFETALSPRGEAHKHQSQNTLIADLRREQEGRFVAALRLHDDNELLLDHQTGQHVQGMVAVEAARQMFLAVSERYYASRHPERSYYYVIDSMNTSFENFLFPLEATIEFVTLRAEVADPERLSFAADISVHQAGRRAALTSVTYTAFEPALIESKETRRARFAVDHTVSATAQVLLAA, encoded by the coding sequence ATGTCGGCCCAGCCCCGCACCGTCCTGCTCGTCGGCGACCGCTTCGCCGGATTCGCCGTCCACGAGGGGGTGTTCACCATCTCGCAGTTCACCCGGCAGCTGCCGCTGCTCGCCGCTGCGCCCGGCCGCACCCAGGTGCTGGCCGGCCAGGGCATCACGGCCGCCCGCTGGCAGGAGCTGCGCGAGGAGGCCGACCGGCACGGCCTGGGCGAGCGCCTGGAGCTGCGCCGGTTCGAGACGGCGCTCTCCCCGCGCGGGGAGGCCCACAAGCACCAGAGCCAGAACACCCTGATCGCGGACCTGCGCCGGGAGCAGGAGGGCCGCTTCGTGGCGGCCCTGCGCCTGCACGACGACAACGAACTGCTGCTGGACCACCAGACCGGTCAGCACGTGCAGGGCATGGTGGCCGTGGAGGCCGCCCGCCAGATGTTCCTCGCGGTCAGCGAGCGCTACTACGCCAGCCGCCACCCGGAGCGTTCCTACTACTACGTGATCGACTCCATGAACACCTCCTTCGAGAACTTCCTCTTCCCGCTGGAGGCCACCATCGAGTTCGTCACCCTGCGCGCCGAGGTCGCCGACCCCGAGCGGCTCTCCTTCGCCGCCGACATCAGCGTCCACCAGGCCGGCCGGCGCGCCGCGCTGACCTCCGTCACCTACACCGCCTTCGAGCCGGCGCTCATCGAGTCCAAGGAGACCCGCCGCGCCCGCTTCGCGGTCGACCACACGGTGTCCGCCACCGCCCAGGTCCTGCTCGCCGCCTGA
- a CDS encoding MerR family transcriptional regulator: MTTPLSATTRRAETFSPVEVERISGLSSEDLLWYEELGLIDSVSREPGGQRVYSASNLRWLEFLNRLRSTGMPVQEMGRYVELAQAGDHTVGERRDLLAGHRRRVLAHAEELAATVHYLDWQIDFYDKKRTALTTGSPCTETS; encoded by the coding sequence GTGACCACGCCCCTGTCCGCCACCACCCGCCGCGCCGAGACCTTCTCCCCCGTCGAGGTCGAACGGATCAGCGGCCTCTCCTCCGAGGACCTCCTGTGGTACGAGGAACTGGGACTCATCGACTCCGTCTCGCGCGAACCCGGCGGCCAACGCGTCTACTCCGCCTCCAACCTGCGCTGGCTGGAATTCCTCAACCGCCTGCGCTCCACCGGAATGCCGGTCCAGGAAATGGGCCGCTACGTCGAACTCGCCCAGGCCGGCGACCACACCGTCGGCGAACGACGCGACCTGCTCGCCGGCCACCGCCGCCGCGTCCTCGCCCACGCCGAGGAACTCGCCGCCACCGTCCACTACCTCGACTGGCAGATCGACTTCTACGACAAGAAGCGCACCGCCCTCACCACCGGATCCCCATGCACCGAAACAAGCTGA
- a CDS encoding SDR family oxidoreductase — MTSDRPAEISPVVLVSGATGGIGSAVAEELSRSGATVVLLGRDPERLKAARENIAEAGGAEHLLLTRVVDINRRRAVDTTVAELAAELGRIDALVHAAGDGPVAPLAEATDDMWQTTLNSKLMGAVRLTRAVAAPMTATGGGRIVLVGGAFRSTPDPLFPVNSTVNAGLAAFAKAVSADLGRSGIRVNVVDPGAVDTGLWTQTAKELAERHGATAEEVTAQVVAQTPLGVLTRPADVAQLVAFLLSPAAAQITGAAVTIDGGACRAL, encoded by the coding sequence ATGACCTCTGACCGTCCCGCGGAGATCTCCCCGGTCGTGCTGGTGAGCGGCGCGACCGGCGGAATAGGCAGTGCCGTGGCCGAGGAGCTCAGCCGGTCCGGGGCCACGGTGGTGCTGCTCGGACGGGACCCCGAACGCCTGAAGGCCGCCCGCGAGAACATCGCCGAGGCCGGCGGCGCCGAGCACCTGCTCCTGACCCGGGTGGTGGACATCAACCGCCGGCGCGCGGTCGACACCACGGTGGCCGAGCTAGCCGCCGAACTGGGCCGCATCGACGCCCTGGTCCACGCCGCCGGCGACGGCCCGGTCGCCCCGCTGGCCGAGGCCACCGACGACATGTGGCAGACCACCCTGAACAGCAAGCTGATGGGCGCCGTGCGCCTCACCCGGGCCGTCGCCGCCCCGATGACCGCCACCGGCGGCGGCCGGATCGTCCTGGTCGGCGGCGCCTTCCGCAGCACCCCCGACCCGCTCTTCCCCGTCAACAGCACCGTCAACGCCGGCCTGGCCGCCTTCGCCAAGGCCGTCTCCGCCGACCTGGGGCGCAGCGGCATCCGGGTGAACGTGGTGGACCCGGGCGCGGTGGACACCGGGCTGTGGACGCAGACCGCCAAGGAGCTGGCCGAGCGTCACGGCGCCACCGCCGAGGAGGTCACCGCCCAGGTCGTGGCGCAGACGCCGCTGGGGGTCCTGACCCGCCCGGCGGACGTCGCGCAGCTGGTGGCGTTCCTGCTCTCCCCCGCCGCGGCGCAGATCACCGGTGCCGCGGTGACCATCGACGGCGGTGCCTGCCGCGCGCTGTGA
- a CDS encoding oxidoreductase: protein MRVDLLGHAAVVAARHAGRAERERRLAGETVRALVDAGFARHFVSRARGGAEGGFAELVHRSARLAERGCPSAAWCAALLAAHGRIASYLPARGRDEVWAQGPDARIAAALFPPAGTAVPAAGGGLLLSGYWKCASGVDFADWVLLAAPQEPGGGALVLAVPARDLTVLDTWDSPGLRGTGSNSVLAESVHVPHHRTFLLADLMAGRPGAGRSRCHGAPAHLAGALMFAAPALGAATRALHLWTRRAAPDTAHAPDTPRAPDTADTADRAGTADTADTAGTADTADTARTADTADTADTARTVGAAGTAGIAGTTGTAGTAGAAGIADTLARASGEIDTAGLLLTEAARRADTEPVTEHLVARNRRDAVLAVTLLATAVRRLADTTDPHEERPVEDLHGATLLRLCRDVTTVASHGALRMGPAAEAFAAAVLRPAAP, encoded by the coding sequence ATGCGTGTTGATCTGCTCGGCCATGCCGCCGTCGTCGCCGCCCGGCATGCGGGGCGTGCGGAGCGTGAGCGGCGGTTGGCCGGTGAGACGGTCCGGGCGTTGGTGGACGCCGGTTTCGCGCGGCATTTCGTGTCCCGGGCCCGGGGTGGTGCGGAGGGCGGCTTCGCCGAGTTGGTGCACCGCAGTGCGCGGTTGGCGGAGCGGGGGTGCCCGAGTGCGGCGTGGTGCGCGGCGCTGCTGGCCGCCCACGGGCGCATCGCCTCCTACCTGCCCGCGCGGGGCCGGGACGAGGTGTGGGCGCAGGGGCCCGATGCGAGGATCGCCGCGGCGCTCTTCCCGCCCGCCGGTACCGCTGTGCCCGCCGCGGGTGGTGGTCTGCTGCTGAGCGGGTACTGGAAGTGCGCCAGCGGCGTGGACTTCGCCGACTGGGTCCTGCTCGCGGCCCCGCAGGAGCCGGGCGGGGGTGCCCTGGTGCTGGCGGTGCCGGCCCGTGACCTCACCGTCCTCGACACCTGGGACAGCCCGGGGTTGCGCGGCACCGGCAGCAACTCCGTCCTCGCCGAGTCCGTCCACGTCCCGCACCATCGCACCTTCCTCCTCGCCGACCTGATGGCCGGACGCCCCGGCGCCGGCCGTTCCCGCTGTCACGGCGCGCCCGCGCACCTGGCCGGCGCCCTGATGTTCGCCGCCCCCGCCCTGGGCGCCGCCACCCGCGCCCTGCACCTGTGGACCCGCCGGGCCGCACCCGACACCGCCCACGCACCCGACACCCCCCGCGCCCCCGACACCGCAGACACGGCCGACAGGGCCGGCACCGCAGACACGGCCGACACGGCCGGCACCGCAGACACGGCCGACACGGCCCGCACCGCCGACACCGCCGACACGGCCGACACGGCCCGCACCGTCGGTGCTGCGGGCACGGCGGGCATCGCCGGTACTACCGGCACGGCCGGTACTGCGGGCGCCGCCGGCATCGCCGATACCCTCGCCCGTGCCTCGGGCGAGATCGACACCGCCGGGCTGCTGCTCACCGAGGCCGCCCGCCGCGCCGACACCGAACCGGTCACCGAGCACCTGGTGGCCCGCAACCGACGCGACGCCGTCCTCGCCGTGACCCTGCTGGCCACCGCCGTCCGACGCCTGGCCGACACCACCGACCCCCACGAGGAACGCCCGGTCGAGGACCTTCACGGCGCCACCCTGCTGCGCCTGTGCCGGGACGTGACGACGGTCGCCTCCCACGGGGCCCTGCGGATGGGACCCGCCGCCGAGGCCTTCGCCGCCGCCGTCCTGCGGCCGGCCGCACCCTGA
- a CDS encoding TetR/AcrR family transcriptional regulator has protein sequence MSKQQARARLTYQRALQEAGTEFARHGYADASLLRIAQRMNLTKGALYGHFDSKAEIAAALVALLDELLPHPGDPTTHPHPDPMADLQELALTVARAVESDIQINAALRLTVDAALDSDRTPPFLEELHRRALQLLEAAGQTEPAALADLLIVVLVGAYYTAPTLQRSGMSTRVQAIWDALAPRSPSTG, from the coding sequence ATGAGCAAACAACAGGCCCGAGCCCGCCTCACCTACCAACGGGCCCTGCAGGAAGCCGGCACCGAGTTCGCCCGCCACGGCTACGCCGACGCCAGCCTCCTGCGCATCGCCCAGCGCATGAACCTCACCAAGGGCGCCCTCTACGGACACTTCGACTCCAAGGCCGAGATCGCCGCCGCACTGGTCGCCCTGCTCGACGAACTCCTCCCCCACCCCGGCGACCCGACCACCCACCCCCACCCCGACCCCATGGCCGACCTGCAGGAACTGGCCCTCACCGTCGCCCGCGCCGTCGAATCCGACATCCAGATCAACGCCGCCCTACGACTGACCGTCGACGCCGCCCTCGACAGCGACCGGACCCCGCCCTTCCTCGAAGAACTGCACCGCCGGGCACTGCAACTGCTGGAAGCGGCCGGCCAGACGGAACCCGCCGCGCTGGCCGACCTGCTGATCGTCGTCCTGGTCGGCGCCTACTACACCGCGCCGACCCTCCAACGCTCCGGAATGTCCACCAGGGTGCAAGCCATCTGGGACGCACTCGCCCCACGCTCACCCTCGACCGGATGA
- a CDS encoding tautomerase family protein — MPIVNVTTWPNQSDEKCRELIEELTLTVNRVTGAPFDKITVFIQEIAQNRWGEGGVLGTDPGFPELSRRRTRPADTTGPATDTTGAAGPGVVAGPGVVAGAVSV; from the coding sequence GTGCCGATCGTGAACGTGACCACCTGGCCCAACCAGAGCGACGAGAAGTGCCGTGAGCTGATCGAGGAGTTGACCCTGACCGTCAACCGGGTCACCGGCGCCCCCTTCGACAAGATCACCGTGTTCATCCAGGAGATCGCGCAGAACCGCTGGGGCGAGGGCGGCGTGCTCGGCACCGACCCCGGCTTCCCCGAGCTCAGCCGCCGCCGCACCCGCCCCGCCGACACCACCGGCCCCGCCACGGACACCACCGGCGCCGCCGGCCCCGGGGTCGTGGCCGGCCCGGGGGTCGTGGCCGGCGCCGTGTCGGTGTAG
- a CDS encoding TetR/AcrR family transcriptional regulator, translating to MTVSAKAQETRGKLLEAAQEEFSEHGLAGARVDRIAERSGVNKQRIYAYFGNKETLFSAVLTRVYEHMGEQVPIPTSEQGLREYVGEVFDYHRRSGDLVRLLAWEGLLYRDRPIPNEKERETYYTHKTAALSVALGIDDPTAAARVLISLIGLASWPFIVPQQRRLMLGPDHDSEASWTLLRASVAAAGHVIIDNALRGTV from the coding sequence ATGACAGTCAGCGCCAAAGCCCAGGAGACCCGCGGCAAGCTGCTCGAGGCCGCCCAGGAGGAGTTCTCGGAGCACGGCCTCGCGGGAGCGCGGGTCGACCGGATCGCGGAGCGGTCCGGGGTCAACAAGCAGCGGATCTACGCCTACTTCGGCAACAAGGAGACGCTCTTCTCCGCCGTCCTCACCCGGGTGTACGAGCACATGGGCGAGCAGGTCCCGATCCCCACCTCCGAACAGGGACTGCGCGAGTACGTCGGCGAGGTGTTCGACTACCACCGCCGCTCCGGCGACCTCGTACGACTGCTCGCCTGGGAGGGCCTGCTCTACCGCGACCGCCCCATCCCCAACGAGAAGGAACGCGAGACCTACTACACCCACAAGACCGCCGCACTCTCGGTCGCCCTCGGCATCGACGACCCCACCGCCGCCGCCCGGGTGCTCATCTCCCTGATCGGCCTGGCCTCCTGGCCCTTCATCGTCCCCCAGCAACGCCGACTGATGCTCGGCCCCGACCACGACTCCGAGGCCAGCTGGACCCTGCTGCGCGCCAGCGTCGCCGCGGCCGGCCACGTCATCATCGACAACGCCCTGCGCGGGACGGTCTGA
- a CDS encoding MFS transporter: MAMTITRGTRSPAPAPAGADEPRRPSRPSSPHLVLAAALLSFFVISLDGSVVNVALPAIAHSLSGDMTALQWVVDGYTLMFAALMLSAGAAADRIGANRAYAVGLGAFTLASAACGLAPGLGALIGARMVQGAAAAIMVPTSLALIRQSYTDPGKRARAVAIWTAAGAVAVAIGPVAGGALTTAWNWQSIFFLNIPVGAVGLALLARIPRSPRRAAPLDLFGQLSIVVGLASLTYAVIEGGRDGFSSPQILATLAVSAVALVLFLVGQARRAQPMVPLGLLRSRTVVVCVAAGFALNAVFYGVIFLFGLYFQQMRGESAVSAGAMFVPMCGLIAVVNMASVKLSARTGPRVPMVLGQLIMGAGALVLLLVGPHTPVLVPVLLLVPVGIGGGLAVPSLTAVLLESVAAEWAGTAAAVLNTCRQVGGCLAIAVFGALIAEQTSFQHGLTVSLVISGAMLAATAAATLVLLPKSTKTTT, encoded by the coding sequence ATGGCCATGACCATCACCCGCGGTACGCGCTCCCCCGCGCCCGCCCCCGCCGGGGCCGACGAGCCCCGCCGTCCCTCCCGTCCCTCCTCGCCGCACCTGGTACTGGCGGCCGCGCTGCTGAGCTTCTTCGTGATCTCGCTGGACGGCTCGGTGGTCAACGTCGCGCTGCCGGCCATCGCGCACAGCCTCAGCGGCGACATGACGGCCCTGCAGTGGGTCGTCGACGGCTACACCCTGATGTTCGCCGCGCTGATGCTGTCGGCCGGCGCCGCGGCGGACCGCATCGGCGCCAACCGCGCCTACGCGGTGGGCCTGGGCGCCTTCACGCTCGCCTCCGCGGCCTGCGGCCTGGCCCCTGGCCTGGGCGCGCTGATCGGCGCCCGCATGGTGCAGGGCGCGGCCGCCGCCATCATGGTGCCCACCTCGCTGGCCCTGATCCGCCAGAGCTACACCGACCCGGGCAAGCGGGCCCGGGCGGTGGCGATCTGGACGGCCGCCGGCGCGGTGGCGGTGGCCATCGGCCCGGTCGCCGGCGGCGCCCTGACCACGGCCTGGAACTGGCAGTCCATCTTCTTCCTCAACATCCCGGTGGGCGCGGTGGGCCTGGCCCTGCTCGCCCGCATCCCCCGCTCCCCGCGCCGCGCCGCCCCCCTGGACCTCTTCGGCCAGCTGTCGATCGTGGTCGGCCTCGCGAGCCTGACCTACGCCGTCATCGAAGGCGGACGCGACGGCTTCAGCTCCCCGCAGATCCTCGCCACCCTGGCCGTCTCCGCCGTCGCCCTGGTCCTGTTCCTGGTCGGCCAGGCCCGCCGGGCACAGCCCATGGTCCCGCTGGGACTGCTGCGCTCACGCACGGTGGTGGTCTGCGTGGCGGCCGGATTCGCCCTGAACGCGGTCTTCTACGGGGTCATCTTCCTGTTCGGCCTGTACTTCCAGCAGATGCGCGGGGAGTCCGCGGTCAGCGCCGGAGCGATGTTCGTGCCGATGTGCGGACTGATCGCGGTGGTGAACATGGCGAGCGTCAAGCTGTCGGCCCGCACCGGACCGCGGGTGCCGATGGTCCTCGGCCAACTCATCATGGGCGCCGGCGCACTGGTCCTGCTCCTGGTCGGCCCCCACACCCCGGTCCTGGTGCCGGTCCTGCTGCTCGTCCCGGTGGGCATCGGCGGCGGACTCGCGGTGCCCTCGCTGACCGCCGTACTGCTGGAGAGCGTCGCCGCGGAATGGGCCGGCACCGCCGCCGCGGTACTGAACACCTGCCGACAGGTCGGCGGCTGCCTGGCCATCGCCGTGTTCGGCGCACTGATCGCCGAACAGACCTCCTTCCAGCACGGCCTGACAGTCAGCCTCGTGATCTCCGGCGCCATGCTCGCGGCAACCGCCGCAGCAACCCTGGTCCTGCTCCCCAAGTCCACCAAAACCACCACCTGA
- a CDS encoding 3-oxoacyl-ACP synthase III family protein has protein sequence MNDQHAIGIISTGSYLPANVVDNEEVARRAGVTAQWIERKTGIRQRRRAASFEATSDLAAAAARCALAQAGLDPERISLILVATSTPDHPQPATASIVQSLIGARNAAAFDVNAVCSGFVFALTAAERMLRAEPDDSYALVIGADVYSRILDHSDSKTAILFGDGAGAVVLGRVPAGQGTLSSSLLTRGDQHGLISVPAGGSRRPASATTLAEGGHFFRMDGRGVRGFVQENLPQAVRALLDKAGTGAEEVDHFVPHQANGVMLGEVWPDLGLDAATCHLTLERLGNTGAASIPITLDLVHRQGAFAEDELLLISGFGGGMSVGSVLLRWAATTHARPSGAERHEGALELVLAG, from the coding sequence ATGAACGACCAGCACGCCATCGGCATCATCAGCACCGGTTCCTACCTTCCGGCCAACGTCGTCGACAACGAGGAGGTCGCCCGCCGGGCCGGGGTCACGGCGCAGTGGATCGAGCGCAAGACCGGTATCCGTCAGCGGCGCCGGGCCGCCTCCTTCGAGGCGACCTCCGACCTGGCGGCCGCGGCCGCCAGGTGCGCGCTGGCGCAGGCGGGCCTGGACCCGGAGCGGATATCGCTGATCCTGGTCGCGACCTCGACGCCCGACCATCCGCAGCCGGCGACCGCGAGCATCGTGCAGTCCCTGATCGGCGCCCGCAACGCCGCCGCCTTCGACGTCAACGCGGTCTGCAGCGGTTTCGTCTTCGCGCTGACCGCCGCGGAGCGGATGCTGCGGGCCGAGCCGGATGACTCCTACGCGCTGGTGATCGGCGCCGACGTGTACTCGCGGATCCTGGACCACTCCGACAGCAAGACGGCGATCCTCTTCGGGGACGGCGCCGGCGCGGTGGTGCTGGGCCGGGTGCCGGCCGGCCAGGGCACGCTGTCGAGCAGTCTGCTGACCAGAGGCGACCAGCACGGCCTGATCAGCGTGCCGGCCGGCGGCAGCCGGCGTCCGGCCTCGGCGACCACCCTCGCCGAGGGCGGCCACTTCTTCCGGATGGACGGCCGCGGGGTGCGCGGCTTCGTCCAGGAGAACCTGCCGCAGGCGGTGCGGGCACTGCTGGACAAGGCCGGCACGGGCGCCGAGGAGGTCGACCACTTCGTCCCGCACCAGGCCAACGGCGTCATGCTGGGCGAGGTCTGGCCGGACCTGGGCCTGGACGCGGCCACCTGCCACCTCACCCTGGAGCGCCTGGGCAACACCGGGGCCGCCTCGATCCCCATCACCCTGGACCTGGTGCACCGCCAGGGCGCCTTCGCCGAGGACGAACTGCTGCTGATCTCCGGGTTCGGCGGCGGCATGTCGGTGGGCTCGGTGCTCCTGCGCTGGGCCGCCACCACCCACGCCAGGCCCTCCGGCGCCGAGCGCCACGAGGGCGCCCTCGAACTCGTCCTGGCGGGCTGA